Below is a genomic region from Hemitrygon akajei unplaced genomic scaffold, sHemAka1.3 Scf000047, whole genome shotgun sequence.
tctgttctgctgatgttagccttaaactggactggtgtttaatattgtggatctgtgaaagataaatcagtttgtatcaaatcccgtgtctcgcTTGAGAGGCCGCTCGGCCCAGCtggttcctgcccatgtttctgttccatatcagtatatgaaaatctacccctgccgttcccctctccccctccctgagatgacaggttgcaactagtcagcACTCCGTCGGATAGGAGATTtctcttgaatttcatagaatcacagaaatctacaacatattaccgatgctttggcccacaatgttgtaccgaccatgtaacttactctagaaactgcttagaattaccctaccgcatacccacctattttcctaagctccatgtacctatctaagagtctcttaaaagaccctattgtatccgcctctaccaccgtcgctggcggtgcattccacacacacaccactctttgcttataaaatcttagctctgacatctcctctgtgcctacttccaagcagcttaaacctattccccctcgtgttagccgtttcagccctgggaaaaagcctctgactatccacacgaccaatgcctctcatcatcttatacacctgcatgaatttcctgcatgattttctccaggctgaataagacgatgagctctctgtggttgtgacgttcttcagggctctggacgaatttggttaaactccttcttccctgctcttttcaacgttttgggtcattttcaccaattataAAGGACtatgcctcagacagctgggttgttgcaattgttacggaccagcagcaatagatcactaacggagtctggtttcgatgttaaaaccactatcttcatTCGTATTGTAacggggtcctgaattaccccttTGAAGTGTGTTtttgaagagagagagggagttgttgTTCAACACCGAACACCttgttggagagagggagagagagagagagagagggagagagagagagagagagagagagagagagagagagagagagagagagagagagagagagagagagagagagagagagagagagagagagagagagagagtgagtgagagagagagagagagttatggtttctctgcaagcttgtttacacttttacaaggacactgtcagcttctgtgttcttacagagagagaagggaggaactGTTTGATAGACAGCTGGGGCTCACCACGGTGAGATAAGTAGGAGGTCCGCTGATAGACCTCCagacacatggttttggacactgaatgagctttgttgtgTCCACAGAAAAAGATGGGTTTTGGAAGATCGATCAGGAgcatcgatcagtggctctcgcagtgtgaaaaggctgtgaccggtggggagttattcgTGTGCCCATCCCTCGCCTGGGTTaataactccaccacagaagaacggtcccgTTTGTAGTGGTCACAGTCGGTTACTTCCAAAGGATTTCGGAGGACGATGGGACTATCGACGGCGTCAGCTTACCTGAAGACTcaaaactctccctctctctctctccatcactactcgactcaatcccacgaactgaactgaacttcacTCATCACCGTAAGACGGCATCCATTCACCCCGAGGCGTGAAGAAGCTTGgctttcctatttccacacagacacacacacacacacacacacacacacacacacacacacacacacacacacacacacacacacacacacgcacacacacacgcacacacacacacacacacacacactcacacacgcaggcacgcacgcacgcacgcacacacacacacacacacacacacacacacacacacacacacacataatcattgctaacctgtttgatatatctgcattaaTATTGCTGTAtcgcgtagttactaataaatagcattagtttatagcaataccagactccagggtgttttctatttctgctggttctttgacccgtcacggggtacgtaacagtatctactccaaatataaaagattaaaggaaataaacagaagttaacagtgtaatgcgtatatatagctcccaaactatcaagcctgggaaacaatgcttaaagtcttcagatggtaaagtggaaaagttcagtaatccacggaataagtgagtgagaggagagatttgtaaatccacacgaacaagtagagagaaggcaattacgaagaattccacacacattccacgctgggtaaacgaaataacagtcgccgaagatcttatccgtcgattagttccgaaatccacttagaaatatcaccaggtgacagtcacaggaatatcgtcttcaagtggttaccacagaacaccccgattccaggtaagggccaacaaaagtgatatcacaggatactccagcaaatccacacatatggatgatacgaagtgacagtcacacatccgttgtgcactgcgtgccgatgatcagatCAACCCAACCTTTTGGGCATGGAAGAGTTGCAGCTTACAGCAGTCACACgctgaagttccaacagcttgtctccctctccctctcccgctcccgctccctcaggctgccgcagcttgtgtctgacgtcacagccccgcctcactcaggcacttaaagcgacactcacagtaaacgaacctgcggtctcgcaacacaatgcacctctaaagtctgacagcagactagcgagtgaatcttcgatggtgcagtgtcagaaaccgaagatttgccagcctgagtcaggggttcgagagagagatggggttcaGAGCAGGAGGAcgaataagatagatagatagatagatagatagatagatagatagatactttattcatccacatggggaaattcaacattttttccaatgtcccatacacttattgtagcaaagctaattacatacaatacttaactatttaaatacattgaatggtaactgaAGCTCAGTCCTAATCCCcgcactttaacatatcctactcctggcggttgaattgtaaagccgaatggcattggggagtagtgatctcttcatcctgtctgaggagcattgcttcGATAGCAACCTGTgtagaccagcaggatgtggtcaaaagtgaaagattaaaagcatttggaaactggttgatcgaaaaaaaggtggttaatttctgcaaaacacaGGTGGAAATAAACAGATCaggcagaaattttggagaggaataaatagaaaacgtttaggcagagccccttcagcatgcttagcctgtgtactccgctgcttagttgctgcctgaactgcagagttcctccagcttttgtgtgtgtgcgtctctgtatttccagcaactgcagaatctccagtgttttatatctgcattttactttggcattagatacacgttgatatcgagtatattgcttatgggagccgctttctgcgttaaaacagctgcagatttttctatacacatgattaaaaaaaatgaggtatggacattgaaccgatgcttgcagaaatgtttaatggcaccgtgattacccatagggccatgcgttaagaatttCGCCGGCGCTGAAGCGCCGATGAAATGCGCATACGTCAGGCTGAGGACGTCCCCAggtatcacgcatgcgcgcagtacacagaagATTTTCAAAATGTCggttgcaggtaagagcgattctctgtgtttttatcttaaacaccgacttcgGGATAATTCCTTTGAATTTCGGACACCGTGGCcagcaatcccgggacagtcctgccctcttccctctctctcagccccactatccgtacacgggccccggggtgcttccggctgatgagggaatgggaaccgatggatctctcagacagagctgagctccagctatctaaatgcaaggattaggaactcggagaaagggaacaaaatcttttacatcagcagttgagaaaatcggcattagtactcttttccatagatgctgcctggcctgctgagctcctccagtattttgtgtgtgttgcttcctctacctcctcttgctctggacttttctaccggtgaggacatgttttgtcccattctctctgggtacgtaatgatatcaaacacctttgccctgggcaacaagtagctttcgcatcacaaatgtgccagactccaatgagacagagaactgcccttcccttcatattcattggcattgcattcactgagttcaccaccgtcagtcattgggggagggttcaaggggaatatttatgtagaatacagaaactagtgatgcctgtttgcatttgggtgatgcaaaagttgctggagaatttgcaagtgggaagaagtggagtaatatttggaaatctgactttttaaagtgtaatttagcaagAAAACCACATATGGGCAATGTgaaaaagctttggtgagaaaattctCCATTTctgttacaggcctgctacataggttgtgtgagagtgcagatgaactcgatcaaacccagaggagatcaaagttcctattgagaGTGATTTGCTAGATGTTAAAATGaaaacctctctatataaaattcactgtgcacatcttggaacagaacaagaggggacgaatatcctagtggtaaggcttgctagtggtagtgagcaggggagggggtgatgtggttaaaataagttgtagggggaatgggagccagaatgacagaacagatagtggagagggtgaattgaattgactttattaaatacatatttcataaacatgaggagtagaTATATTTAccttacatctccatctgaatgtgcaatgtgtaatttatagtaatttataatagatagtttccacataggacagtcaatataacatagaaatgccactgtatcagcatgaattattcagtctgatggcctggtggaagatgatgtcccgaGGCCTGTGGGTCCTTTTGCTGtgataccgtttcctggatggtagcagcaggaacagtttgtggttctgGTGAATTAGGCCAGTTTGTCCCCGATATttgttgggccctttttacacacctgtccgtgtaaatgtactgaatcgtggaaagtacattgtgcaatgtataattgtttatatttagagacattttttggtgtataaaatgatgaggggtattgagcgtgtgagtggccagaggagtgtttttttttcccccagggttgaaatggttaatgccgcttttccacactcccatagaccctttgtccatctcctgagtaaatagagatggaaaaatatttaagatctccaccatctgctttgtttccacacgtggattaccattctggtcttccagaggaccaactttgtgccttgcaatccttttgctcttaatctatcaccagaatccctgaggattatccttcaccttttctgtgacagcgacctcatgccatcttttagccatcctgattgatttcttatgtgttctcttgcatttcttatactccataagaaactgactgcctatccctgttatgcaattccattttgtgctttaccagggtctcaatatctcttacaatccaagtttccctacagtttctatctttaccttttattctgacataccCGCTTACTACTTTCAAAATtttgctttgaaggcctcccatttaccaagcacacctttgccataaagcagcctgtcccaatccacagttgccagatcctagtgttgattccaggtgttgatccatgtcctgaacgcatccacctttcctacaccgcaccttgtattgaaatatacagggctcagcatattcactgcaccatgctcaactttttcattcctgactttgtctgaggcctgaacaacatctgtctccacaacctctccactatctgttctgttattcaggctcccattccccctgcaactttagtttaaccctccttacccccacctcccatcatgcagatctatcacccctttggctttcctctcccagatcaataaaaaggaggtgcataccaggtacaggcagataggaacaaatggggtagttatgaaatacaggaaattcaagtgaacacttatgaaagaaataaaggcatgaggttgccccagcagacaaggtgaaggataatcctcagggattctgcagacttgttaagagcaaaaagattgcaagggaaaaaaataattctctggaaaatcagaatggtaatccatatgaagggataacatagattgtggagatttttttttgcatccgtatttactcaagagatgaacacagagtctgtagaagtgaggcaaagccacatcaacttcatggaccctgtacagatagatagatagatagatactttattcatccccatggggaaattcaacatttttttttccaatgtcccatacacttgttgtagcaaaactaattacatacaatacttaactcagtaaaaatatgatatgcatctaaatcactctctcaaaaagcattaataatagcttttgaaaagttcttaagtcctggcggttgaattgtaaagcctaatggcattggggagtgtaatggattacagaggtggaggagtttactgtcttgaggcaaattaatgtggatcaatccccagggcctgacaagttgttcactaggaccctgcagaagacaagtgcagaaattattggagccttagcacagatatttaaatcatccttagtgacaggtgaggtactggaggattggaggacagacaatgttgttctgctgttctagAAAGGCTGTAAAAATGAACTAGGAAATTATATGTTTGTGGGCTtgacatcagaactgggaaagtttttggaatgtgtgtccAGGAACCCGatatatactgtaagtatttggataggtgtggactgataaaggatagacagcatggctctcgccaatcttatagagtctctcaaggaagttatcagggaagtggatgaaggcaaggcagtggatgttgtctacatgtactttagcaaggcacttgacaaagtctcataagggagtttggtcaagaaggttcagtcactcagcattcaagatgagacagtaaatcggatgagacactgtctttgggagaagccagagcgtggtagcagatggttgcctctctgactggaagcctgtgactagtggttgccacagggatcagtgctggatctgttgttgtttgtcatctatatcagtaatctggatgatagtgtggttaactggatcagcaaatttgtgggtgacaccaagactggtggtgtagtggacagtgaggaagactatcatggcttgcagtgcgatctggaccCACTGGGAGAATGGTTtgaaaaatggaaaatggaatttaatgcagaccagtgtgagttgttgcactttggtatgacctaccaagggaggtctttcacagtgactggtcgggcacttAGGAGTGTTGTGGAAGAAAGGGACCTGAGAATACAAgttcttaattcactgaaagtggtatcacggTTAGATACTGATGGAAGGAAAGATTTTagttcattggccttcatgaaccatatactgacaatagatggatgttatgttgacttgtagaagacattggtgaggcctaatttggagaattatgtgcagtcttggtcacctgcctacaggaaagctgtaaaagaagttcagagagttcagagaaaattcacaaggattttgccaggtttGGAGGAGTTGGgttagaaggaaagattgaacaaatcagcactttattccttagagtgtagaagattgaggggtgatttgattgtgatagagaggcacagaaagtgttaatgcaagctggctttttccacgaagattgggtgggacgacaaccagaggccatgggttaagggtgaaaggtgaaatgttagcggaacatgaggggaaacttcttcacacagacggtcatctgggtgtggaatgagcagccagctcaagtggtgcatgcgagctcgatttcaacatttaagaggtttgtgtgGGTACCCGgatggtagaggtgtgggagtgggctgtttaaatagttcagtaCAAATCaaatggcccaaagggcctgtttctgtgatgaaaTTTTCTTTGATcgtgacaagaacctgaaataatacaagaattcactctaaccccttttgacagctgtgcgaaccaaccagtcatttcagcaggaattttttatatggcattaaaactgtggcactttaagttaataatacataaaagacgatcccagctgcacgtcaagtAAGACTATTTGCGTGAGAGTGTTTCACTTACTGTGTGGCGAGGCACCCATGCAGttcagcaggaacagggagtaataccaatggagagagtcagactgagccaaggcacagattggagatgacagaaatgccccattcttatagagacaggaagagcatcagggaattgatggtcattccagataccagcactctgcccagtcaggagatgatttctctgtccaactttcgttgaacctcactgtaacagtgtgataccagatcaaaccttggcaactcaagtaatctcatctgaaatgttgtcctacacccattgatggattttgtaaatctttttacaggttaaaaatgagaaggaattcgtctccaggaagctcaaacacggcacagcagttttgttgtctctgtctagatatttaagaagtggagcaagggatccaattgaccacccttcctgctcagacagtggggagggattcactcggtcatttgaccaactggcatgcctgtaatttacacaggagaaaggcctttcacctgctcaaacagtgggaatggattcactcagttatcacaattgaaggtacatcagcaagttcacactgggcaaggccattcatctgttctgtgtgtgagaaggggttcagtcggtcttcccacctgtggacacaccagtcagttcacaccacacgggcagaggctggtcatctgttgaatttctgggaaaggattcactcagtcatctgacctaatggctcaccagcgagttcacactagggagaagccattcacctgctcagtctgtgggaagagattcactcagtcatccaacctactggtacatcagcgagttcactctggggagaagccgttcacctgctcagtctgtgggaagggattcactcagtcatccaacctactggtacatcagcgagttcacactggtgagaagccgttcacctgctcagtctgtgggaagggattcactctgtcatctaccgtactggtacatcagcgacttcacactggggagaagccgttcacctgctcagaatgtggaaagagattcacttattcatcccacctactgagacatcagcgagttcacactggggagaagtcattcacctgttcagtctgtgggaaaggattcactcggtcataccacctacagaatcatcagcgagttcacactggggagcggccattcacctgctcagtctgtgggaaaggattcactgtgtcatctaccctactgatacatcagcaagttcacactggagagaagccgttcacctgctcagaatgtggaaagagattcactcattcatcccacctactgagacatcagcgagttcacactggggagaagccattcacctgctcagtctgtgggaaaggattcactcggtcatcctacctacagagtcatctgcgagttcacactggggagaaac
It encodes:
- the LOC140720799 gene encoding uncharacterized protein, with protein sequence MKCAYVRLRTSPGITHARSTQKIFKMSVAVCGKGFTLSSTVLVHQRLHTGEKPFTCSECGKRFTYSSHLLRHQRVHTGEKSFTCSVCGKGFTRSYHLQNHQRVHTGERPFTCSVCGKGFTVSSTLLIHQQVHTGEKPFTCSECGKRFTHSSHLLRHQRVHTGEKPFTCSVCGKGFTRSSYLQSHLRVHTGEKPFTCSVCGKRFTRSSHLQSHQRVHTGEKPFTCSECGKGFTVSSTLLVHQRVHTGEKPFTCSECGKGFTQSSHLQSHQQVHTGERPFTCSVCGKGFTQSSHLQRHQRVHTGERPFTCSVFGKGFIQSSNLQSHL